A region from the Citrobacter telavivensis genome encodes:
- the corA gene encoding magnesium/cobalt transporter CorA: MLSAFQLENNRLIRLEVEESQTLIDAVWVDLVEPDDDERLRVQSELGQSLATRPELEDIEASARFFEDEDGLHIHSFFFFEDAEDHAGNSTVAFTIRDGRLFTLRERELPAFRLYRMRARSQAMVDGNAYELLLDLFETKIEQLADEIENIYSDLEELSRVIMEGHQGDEYDEALSTLAELEDIGWKVRLCLMDTQRALNFLVRKARLPGGQLEQAREILRDIESLLPHNESLFQKVNFLMQAAMGFINIEQNRIIKIFSVVSVVFLPPTLVASSYGMNFEFMPELRWSFGYPGAIIFMLLAGLAPYLYFKRKNWL; encoded by the coding sequence ATGTTGAGCGCATTTCAACTGGAAAATAACCGACTCATCCGGCTGGAAGTCGAAGAGTCACAAACCCTGATTGATGCCGTATGGGTCGACCTGGTCGAGCCGGACGACGACGAGCGACTGCGCGTACAATCTGAGCTGGGCCAAAGCCTGGCGACACGTCCTGAACTGGAAGACATCGAAGCATCCGCCCGTTTCTTCGAAGACGAAGACGGTCTGCACATCCACTCCTTTTTCTTCTTCGAAGATGCGGAAGACCACGCGGGTAACTCCACCGTGGCATTCACCATTCGCGATGGCCGCCTGTTTACTCTGCGTGAACGTGAGCTGCCCGCGTTTCGTCTGTATCGTATGCGTGCCCGTAGCCAGGCCATGGTTGACGGTAACGCCTATGAACTGCTGCTGGATCTGTTCGAAACCAAAATTGAGCAATTGGCGGATGAAATTGAAAATATCTACAGCGATCTGGAAGAGCTGAGTCGGGTGATTATGGAAGGTCATCAGGGCGATGAGTACGATGAGGCGCTCTCGACGCTGGCGGAACTGGAAGATATCGGCTGGAAAGTTCGCCTGTGTCTGATGGATACCCAGCGCGCACTGAACTTCCTGGTTCGCAAAGCGCGTTTGCCGGGCGGACAACTGGAACAGGCGCGCGAGATCCTGCGAGATATCGAATCCCTGCTGCCGCACAACGAATCCCTGTTCCAGAAAGTGAACTTCCTGATGCAGGCGGCGATGGGCTTTATCAACATCGAGCAGAACCGGATCATCAAGATCTTCTCGGTGGTTTCCGTGGTTTTCCTGCCGCCGACGCTGGTGGCATCCAGCTATGGGATGAACTTCGAGTTTATGCCTGAGCTGCGCTGGAGCTTTGGTTATCCGGGCGCGATTATCTTCATGCTGCTCGCAGGTCTGGCGCCGTATCTGTACTTTAAGCGCAAGAACTGGCTGTAG
- a CDS encoding DUF2628 domain-containing protein — translation MEKNEDTIGELSEKWRARFAFYDQYGLPGFWKTPPLYASGYKTLSFSQKMSMGLNIWALVFSFIYLFYLGLWKKGITVLLLFLAVGAISMAYDISIIGYAISALVGFKANIWFYLLKVKNEQTWGL, via the coding sequence ATGGAAAAGAACGAGGATACGATCGGAGAACTTAGCGAAAAGTGGCGGGCCAGATTTGCATTCTATGACCAGTACGGTCTTCCTGGTTTCTGGAAGACACCTCCGCTTTACGCTTCAGGCTACAAAACCCTCTCTTTCAGCCAGAAAATGAGTATGGGGTTAAATATTTGGGCATTAGTGTTTTCTTTCATTTACCTTTTTTATTTAGGCCTGTGGAAGAAAGGCATTACCGTATTACTCCTCTTTCTGGCGGTAGGTGCTATCTCCATGGCCTATGACATAAGTATCATCGGATACGCAATTTCCGCATTAGTCGGTTTCAAAGCGAATATCTGGTTCTATCTGCTGAAGGTTAAGAATGAGCAAACCTGGGGTTTGTAA
- the rarD gene encoding EamA family transporter RarD, with product MDAKQTRLGVLLALAAYFIWGIAPAYFKLIYYVPADEILTHRVIWSFFFMVALISISRQWSSVKALLQTPKKIFLLALSAVLVGGNWLLFIWAVNNHHMLEASLGYFINPLVNIVLGMLFLGERFRRMQWLAVILATCGVLVQLWTFGSLPIIALGLAFSFAFYGLVRKKIAVEAQTGMLVETLWLLPIAAIYLFGIADSSTSHMGQNPMSLNLLLIAAGVVTTVPLLCFTGAATRLRLSTLGFFQYIGPTLMFLLAVTFYGEVPGSDKMVTFAFIWVALAIFVTDAIYTQRRTRKGM from the coding sequence ATGGATGCAAAACAAACGCGGCTGGGCGTGTTACTCGCTCTTGCCGCCTATTTTATTTGGGGGATCGCTCCGGCGTACTTCAAGCTAATTTATTACGTCCCCGCAGATGAAATCCTGACCCATCGCGTGATCTGGTCGTTTTTCTTTATGGTGGCGCTGATCAGCATCAGCCGTCAGTGGTCGAGCGTGAAGGCGCTGCTGCAAACGCCGAAAAAGATCTTCCTGCTGGCGCTCTCTGCGGTACTCGTGGGGGGTAACTGGCTGCTGTTTATCTGGGCGGTAAACAACCACCATATGCTGGAAGCCAGCCTGGGTTACTTTATCAACCCGCTGGTGAATATTGTGTTGGGGATGCTTTTTCTCGGTGAACGCTTTCGCCGGATGCAGTGGCTGGCGGTGATTCTGGCGACCTGTGGCGTTCTGGTGCAGCTCTGGACCTTCGGCTCATTGCCCATTATCGCGCTGGGACTGGCGTTCAGTTTTGCTTTTTACGGTCTGGTGCGCAAGAAAATCGCCGTTGAAGCGCAAACCGGGATGCTGGTGGAAACCCTGTGGCTGCTGCCCATTGCCGCAATCTACCTGTTCGGCATCGCCGACAGCTCAACCAGCCATATGGGACAGAACCCGATGTCGCTCAACCTGCTGCTGATTGCTGCCGGGGTGGTGACCACGGTGCCGCTGCTGTGCTTCACCGGTGCGGCGACCCGTCTGCGGCTTTCTACGCTGGGCTTTTTCCAGTACATCGGCCCGACGCTAATGTTCCTGCTGGCCGTGACGTTCTACGGGGAGGTTCCAGGATCGGATAAAATGGTGACGTTCGCCTTTATCTGGGTCGCACTGGCGATCTTCGTGACGGATGCGATTTATACCCAGCGCAGAACGCGCAAGGGAATGTAG
- a CDS encoding thioesterase family protein has translation MSAVLTAEQALKLVGEMFVYHMPFNRALGLELERYEKEFAQLAFNNQPMMVGNWAQSILHGGVIASALDVAAGLVCVGSTLTRHETISEDELRQRLSRMGTIDLRVDYLRPGRGNRFTATSSLLRAGNKVAVARVELHNEDRLYIASATATYMVG, from the coding sequence ATGTCTGCCGTACTGACTGCTGAGCAAGCCCTGAAGCTCGTGGGCGAAATGTTTGTCTATCACATGCCGTTTAACCGGGCGCTGGGACTGGAACTGGAGCGCTACGAAAAAGAATTTGCCCAACTGGCCTTTAATAATCAGCCGATGATGGTCGGGAACTGGGCGCAGAGCATTCTGCATGGCGGAGTGATCGCCTCTGCTCTGGACGTGGCAGCCGGACTGGTGTGTGTCGGCAGTACCCTGACGCGCCATGAAACCATCAGTGAAGACGAACTGCGTCAGCGTCTGTCCCGCATGGGGACCATCGATCTGCGCGTGGACTACCTGCGTCCGGGTCGGGGCAATCGCTTTACCGCCACCAGCAGTCTGCTGCGCGCAGGGAACAAAGTCGCCGTGGCACGTGTGGAACTGCATAACGAAGACCGGCTTTATATTGCCAGCGCTACCGCCACTTATATGGTGGGGTAA
- the pldA gene encoding phospholipase A, whose product MRAILAWLLPAAMLPLTAYAQEATVKEVHDAPAVRGSIIANMLQEHDNPFTLYPYDTNYLIYTNTSDMNKEAISSYNWSENARKDEVKFQLSLAFPIWRGIAGPNSVLGASYTQKSWWQLSNTEESSPFRETNYEPQLFLGFATDYRVAGWTLRDVEMGYNHDSNGRSDPTSRSWNRLYTRLMAENGNWLVEVKPWYVIGSTDDNPDITKYMGYYQLKVGYHLGDAVLSAKGQYNWNTGYGGAELGLSYPMTKHIRLYTQVYSGYGESLIDYNFNQTRVGVGVMLNDIF is encoded by the coding sequence ATGCGGGCGATTCTGGCTTGGTTGCTACCAGCAGCAATGCTGCCGCTGACGGCGTATGCGCAAGAGGCGACGGTGAAAGAGGTTCATGATGCACCGGCGGTGCGGGGCAGTATTATCGCCAATATGCTGCAGGAGCATGATAATCCTTTTACGCTTTACCCCTACGATACGAACTACCTGATCTACACCAATACCAGCGACATGAACAAAGAAGCGATTAGTTCCTACAACTGGTCCGAAAACGCCCGCAAAGATGAAGTGAAGTTCCAACTGAGTCTGGCGTTTCCGATCTGGCGTGGGATTGCAGGGCCAAACTCGGTTCTGGGCGCCTCGTATACGCAAAAGTCCTGGTGGCAGCTATCCAACACAGAAGAGTCGTCGCCCTTTCGTGAAACCAACTACGAACCGCAGCTGTTCCTGGGCTTTGCGACGGATTATCGCGTTGCCGGATGGACACTGCGCGACGTGGAAATGGGTTACAACCATGATTCGAACGGGCGTTCCGATCCGACATCACGTAGCTGGAACCGACTTTACACGCGCCTGATGGCGGAAAACGGCAACTGGCTGGTGGAGGTCAAACCGTGGTACGTCATCGGCAGTACCGACGATAACCCGGATATCACCAAATACATGGGCTATTATCAGCTTAAGGTCGGCTATCATCTGGGTGATGCGGTGCTGAGCGCGAAGGGCCAGTACAACTGGAATACCGGTTACGGCGGTGCGGAGCTGGGGCTGAGTTATCCGATGACGAAGCATATTCGTCTCTATACTCAGGTGTATAGCGGGTACGGCGAATCGCTGATCGACTATAACTTTAATCAGACGCGTGTCGGTGTGGGCGTGATGCTCAACGATATCTTCTGA